The Thiomicrorhabdus lithotrophica DNA segment GCGACCGTAACGGTAAGCGATACGGTTGACGCGACAACCTTGACGTTGAATGACGTAAGCGTAAATGAAGGGACAGGCCAAGCGACAATCACAGCGAGCCTAGATCACACACCTGAAACCGAGTTAGTTGTAACGTTGGACAATGGCGCGACAGTGACCTTCGGCACAGACTATGTGGCAGGTACAGACGTGAGTTCAACACCGTTCAACATCAACAATGGTGAAGACGTTTATGTAGACGGTTCAAGCTTCGATGTAGCGGTTGCGAGCACAACTGGCGGCAACTTCGAAAACCTAGTGACAACCGACACAGCGACCGTAACGGTAAGCGATACGGTTGACGCGACAACCTTGACGTTGAATGACGTAAGCGTAAATGAAGGGACAGGCCAAGCGACAATCACAGCGAGCCTAGATCACACACCTGAAACCGAGTTAGTTGTAACGTTGGACAATGGCGCGACAGTGACCTTCGGCACAGACTATGTGGCAGGTACAGACGTGAGTTCAACACCGTTCAACATCAACAATGGTGAAGACGTTTATGTAGACGGTTCAAGCTTCGATGTAGCGGTTGCGAGCACAACTGGCGGCAACTTCGAAAACCTAGTGACAACCGACACAGCGACCGTAACGGTAAGCGATACGGTTGACGCGACAACCTTGACGTTGAATGACGTAAGCGTAAATGAAGGGACAGGCCAAGCGACAATCACAGCGAGCCTAGATCACACACCTGAAACCGAGTTAGTTGTAACGTTGGACAATGGCGCGACAGTGACCTTCGGCACAGACTATGTGGCAGGTACAGACGTGAGTTCAACACCGTTCAACATCAACAATGGTGAAGACGTTTATGTAGACGGTTCAAGCTTCGATGTAGCGGTTGCGAGCACAACTGGCGGCAACTTCGAAAACCTAGTGACAACCGACACAGCGACCGTAACGGTAAGCGATACGGTTGACGCGACAACCTTGACGTTGAATGACGTAAGCGTAAATGAAGGGACAGGCCAAGCGACAATCACAGCGAGCCTAGATCACACACCTGAAACCGAGTTAGTTGTAACGTTGGACAATGGCGCGACAGTGACCTTCGGCACAGACTATGTGGCAGGTACAGACGTGAGTTCAACACCGTTCAACATCAACAATGGTGAAGACGTTTATGTAGACGGTTCAAGCTTCGATGTAGCGGTTGCGAGCACAACTGGCGGCAACTTCGAAAACCTAGTGACAACCGACACAGCGACCGTAACGGTAAGCGATACGGTTGACGCGACAACCTTGACGTTGAATGACGTAAGCGTAAATGAAGGGACAGGCCAAGCGACAATCACAGCGAGCCTAGATCACACACCTGAAACCGAGTTAGTTGTAACGTTGGACAATGGCGCGACAGTGACCTTCGGCACAGACTATGTGGCAGGTACAGACGTGAGTTCAACACCGTTCAACATCAACAATGGTGAAGACGTTTATGTAGACGGTTCAAGCTTCGATGTAGCGGTTGCGAGCACAACTGGCGGCAACTTCGAAAACCTAGTGACAACCGACACAGCGACCGTAACGGTAAGCGATACGGTTGACGCGACAACCTTGACGTTGAATGACGTAAGCGTAAATGAAGGGACAGGCCAAGCGACAATCACAGCGAGCCTAGATCACACACCTGAAACCGAGTTAGTTGTAACGTTGGACAATGGCGCGACAGTGACCTTCGGCACAGACTATGTGGCAGGTACAGACGTGAGTTCAACACCGTTCAACATCAACAATGGTGAAGACGTTTATGTAGACGGTTCAAGCTTCGATGTAGCGGTTGCGAGCACAACTGGCGGCAACTTCGAAAACCTAGTGACAACCGACACAGCGACCGTAACGGTAAGCGATACGGTTGACGCGACAACCTTGACGTTGAATGACGTAAGCGTAAATGAAGGGACAGGCCAAGCGACAATCACAGCGAGCCTAGATCACACACCTGAAACCGAGTTAGTTGTAACGTTGGACAATGGCGCGACAGTGACCTTCGGCACAGACTATGTGGCAGGTACAGACGTGAGTTCAACACCGTTCAACATCAACAATGGTGAAGACGTTTATGTAGACGGTTCAAGCTTCGATGTAGCGGTTGCGAGCACAACTGGCGGCAACTTCGAAAACCTAGTGACAACCGACACAGCGACCGTAACGGTAAGCGATACGGTTGACGCGACAACCTTGACGTTGAATGACGTAAGCGTAAATGAAGGGACAGGCCAAGCGACAATCACAGCGAGCCTAGATCACACACCTGAAACCGAGTTAGTTGTAACGTTGGACAATGGCGCGACAGTGACCTTCGGCACAGACTATGTGGCAGGTACAGACGTGAGTTCAACACCGTTCAACATCAACAATGGTGAAGACGTTTATGTAGACGGTTCAAGCTTCGATGTAGCGGTTGCGAGCACAACTGGCGGCAACTTCGAAAACCTAGTGACAACCGACACAGCGACCGTAACGGTAAGCGATACGGTTGACGCGACAACCTTGACGTTGAATGACGTAAGCGTAAATGAAGGGACAGGCCAAGCGACAATCACAGCGAGCCTAGATCACACACCTGAAACCGAGTTAGTTGTAACGTTGGACAATGGCGCGACAGTGACCTTCGGCACAGACTATGTGGCAGGTACAGACGTGAGTTCAACACCGTTCAACATCAACAATGGTGAAGACGTTTATGTAGACGGTTCAAGCTTCGATGTAGCGGTTGCGAGCACAACTGGCGGCAACTTCGAAAACCTAGTGACAACCGACACAGCGACCGTAACGGTAAGCGATACGGTTGACGCGACAACCTTGACGTTGAATGACGTAAGCGTAAATGAAGGGACAGGCCAAGCGACAATCACAGCGAGCCTAGATCACACACCTGAAACCGAGTTAGTTGTAACGTTGGACAATGGCGCGACAGTGACCTTCGGCACAGACTATGTGGCAGGTACAGACGTGAGTTCAACACCGTTCAACATCAACAATGGTGAAGACGTTTATGTAGACGGTTCAAGCTTCGATGTAGCGGTTGCGAGCACAACTGGCGGCAACTTCGAAAACCTAGTGACAACCGACACAGCGACCGTAACGGTAAGCGATACGGTTGACGCGACAACCTTGACGTTGAATGACGTAAGCGTAAATGAAGGGACAGGCCAAGCGACAATCACAGCGAGCCTAGATCACACACCTGAAACCGAGTTAGTTAACGTTGGACAATGGCGCGACAGTGACCTTCGGCACAGACTATGTGGCAGGTACAGACGTGAGTTCAACACCGTTCAACATCAACAATGGTGAAGACGTTTATGTAGACGGTTCAAGCTTCGATGTAGCGGTTGCGAGCACAACTGGCGGCAACTTCGAAAACCTAGTGACAACCGACACAGCGACCGTAACGGTAAGCGATACGGTTGACGCGACAACCTTGACGTTGAATGACGTAAGCGTAAATGAAGGGACAGGCCAAGCGACAATCACAGCGAGCCTAGATCACACACCTGAAACCGAGTTAGTTGTAACGTTGGACAATGGCGCGACAGTGACCTTCGGCACAGACTATGTGGCAGGTACAGACGTGAGTTCAACACCGTTCAACATCAACAATGGTGAAGACGTTTATGTAGACGGTTCAAGCTTCGATGTAGCGGTTGCGAGCACAACTGGCGGCAACTTCGAAAACCTAGTGACAACCGACACAGCGACCGTAACGGTAAGCGATACGGTTGACGCGACAACCTTGACGTTGAATGACGTAAGCGTAAATGAAGGGACAGGCCAAGCGACAATCACAGCGAGCCTAGATCACACACCTGAAACCGAGTTAGTTGTAACGTTGGACAATGGCGCGACAGTGACCTTCGGCACAGACTATGTGGCAGGTACAGACGTGAGTTCAACACCGTTCAACATCAACAATGGTGAAGACGTTTATGTAGACGGTTCAAGCTTCGATGTAGCGGTTGCGAGCACAACTGGCGGCAACTTCGAAAACCTAGTGACAACCGACACAGCGACCGTAACGGTAAGCGATACGGTTGACGCGACAACCTTGACGTTGAATGACGTAAGCGTAAATGAAGGGACAGGCCAAGCGACAATCACAGCGAGCCTAGATCACACACCTGAAACCGAGTTAGTTGTAACGTTGGACAATGGCGCGACAGTGACCTTCGGCACAGACTATGTGGCAGGTACAGACGTGAGTTCAACACCGTTCAACATCAACAATGGTGAAGACGTTTATGTAGACGGTTCAAGCTTCGATGTAGCGGTTGCGAGCACAACTGGCGGCAACTTCGAAAACCTAGTGACAACCGACACAGCGACCGTAACGGTAAGCGATACGGTTGACGCGACAACCTTGACGTTGAATGACGTAAGCGTAAATGAAGGGACAGGCCAAGCGACAATCACAGCGAGCCTAGATCACACACCTGAAAAACCGAGTTAGTTGTAACGTTGGACAATGGCGCGACAGTGACCTTCGGCACAGACTATGTGGCAGGTACAGACGTGAGTTCAACACCGTTCAACATCAACAATGGTGAAGACGTTTATGTAGACGGTTCAAGCTTCGATGTAGCGGTTGCGAGCACAACTGGCGGCAACTTCGAAAACCTAGTGACAACCGACACAGCGACCGTAACGGTAAGCGATACGGTTGTGACGCGAACCTTGACGTTGAATGACGTAAGCGTAAATGAAGGGACAGGCCAAGCGACAATCACAGCGAGCCTAGATCACACACCTGAAACCGAGTTAGTTGTAACGTTGGACAATGGCGCGACAGTGACCTTCGGCACAGACTATGTGGCAGGTACAGACGTGAGTTCAACACCGTTCAACATCAACAATGGTGAAGACGTTTATGTAGACGGTTCAAGCTTCGATGTAGCGGTTGCGAGCACAACTGGCGGCAACTTCGAAAACCTAGTGACAACCGACACAGCGACCGTAACGGTAAGCGATACGGTTGACGCGACAACCTTGACGTTGAATGACGTAAGCGTAAATGAAGGGACAGGCCAAGCGACAATCACAGCGAGCCTAGATCACACACCTGAAACCGAGTTAGTTGTAACGTTGGACAATGGCGCGACAGTGACCTTCGGCACAGACTATGTGGCAGGTACAGACGTGAGTTCAACACCGTTCAACATCAACAATGGTGAAGACGTTTATGTAGACGGTTCAAGCTTCGATGTAGCGGTTGCGAGCACAACTGGCGGCAACTTCGAAAACCTAGTGACAACCGACACAGCGACCGTAACGGTAAGCGATACGGTTGACGCGACAACCTTGACGTTGAATGACGTAAGCGTAAATGAAGGGACAGGCCAAGCGACAATCACAGCGAGCCTAGATCACACACCTGAAACCGAGTTAGTTGTAACGTTGGACAATGGCGCGACAGTGACCTTCGGCACAGACTATGTGGCAGGTACAGACGTGAGTTCAACACCGTTCAACATCAACAATGGTGAAGACGTTTATGTAGACGGTTCAAGCTTCGATGTAGCGGTTGCGAGCACAACTGGCGGCAACTTCGAAAACCTAGTGACAACCGAACAGCGACCGTAACGGTAAGCGATACGGTTGACGCGACAACCTTGACGTTGAATGACGTAAGCGTAAATGAAGGGACAGGCCAAGCGACAATCACAGCGAGCCTAGATCACACACCTGAAACCGAGTTAGTTGTAACGTTGGACAATGGCGCGACAGTGACCTTCGGCACAGACTATGTGGCAGGTACAGACGTGAGTTCAACACCGTTCAACATCAACAATGGTGAAGACGTTTATGTAGACGGTTCAAGCTTCGATGTAGCGGTTGCGAGCACAACTGGCGGCAACTTCGAAAACCTAGTGACAACCGACACAGCGACCGTAACGGTAAGCGATACGGTTGACGCGACAACCTTGACGTTGAATGACGTAAGCGTAAATGAAGGGACAGGCCAAGCGACAATCACAGCGAGCCTAGATCACACACTGAAACCGAGTTAGTTGTAACGTTGGACAATGGCGCGACAGTGACCTTCGGCACAGACTATGTGGCAGGTACAGACGTGAGTTCAACACCGTTCAACATCAACAATGGTGAAGACGTTTATGTAGACGGTTCAAGCTTCGATGTAGCGGTTGCGAGCACAACTGGCGGCAACTTCGAAAACCTAGTGACAACCGACACAGCGACCGTAACGGTAAGCGATACGGTTGACGCGACAACCTTGACGTTTGAATGACGTAAGCG contains these protein-coding regions:
- a CDS encoding immunoglobulin-like domain-containing protein — protein: MDNGATVTFGTDYVAGTDVSSTPFNINNGEDVYVDGSSFDVAVASTTGGNFENLVTTDTATVTVSDTVVTRTLTLNDVSVNEGTGQATITASLDHTPETELVVTLDNGATVTFGTDYVAGTDVSSTPFNINNGEDVYVDGSSFDVAVASTTGGNFENLVTTDTATVTVSDTVDATTLTLNDVSVNEGTGQATITASLDHTPETELVVTLDNGATVTFGTDYVAGTDVSSTPFNINNGEDVYVDGSSFDVAVASTTGGNFENLVTTDTATVTVSDTVDATTLTLNDVSVNEGTGQATITASLDHTPETELVVTLDNGATVTFGTDYVAGTDVSSTPFNINNGEDVYVDGSSFDVAVASTTGGNFENLVTTEQRP
- a CDS encoding immunoglobulin-like domain-containing protein, yielding MTLNDVSVNEGTGQATITASLDHTPETELVVTLDNGATVTFGTDYVAGTDVSSTPFNINNGEDVYVDGSSFDVAVASTTGGNFENLVTTDTATVTVSDTVDATTLTLNDVSVNEGTGQATITASLDHTLKPS
- a CDS encoding immunoglobulin-like domain-containing protein, whose product is MDNGATVTFGTDYVAGTDVSSTPFNINNGEDVYVDGSSFDVAVASTTGGNFENLVTTDTATVTVSDTVDATTLTFE
- a CDS encoding immunoglobulin-like domain-containing protein codes for the protein MTFGTDYVAGTDVSSTPFNINNGEDVYVDGSSFDVAVASTTGGNFENLVTTDTATVTVSDTVDATTLTLNDVSVNEGTGQATITASLDHTPETELVVTLDNGATVTFGTDYVAGTDVSSTPFNINNGEDVYVDGSSFDVAVASTTGGNFENLVTTDTATVTVSDTVDATTLTLNDVSVNEGTGQATITASLDHTPETELVVTLDNGATVTFGTDYVAGTDVSSTPFNINNGEDVYVDGSSFDVAVASTTGGNFENLVTTDTATVTVSDTVDATTLTLNDVSVNEGTGQATITASLDHTPETELVVTLDNGATVTFGTDYVAGTDVSSTPFNINNGEDVYVDGSSFDVAVASTTGGNFENLVTTDTATVTVSDTVDATTLTLNDVSVNEGTGQATITASLDHTPEKPS